In Lemur catta isolate mLemCat1 chromosome 1, mLemCat1.pri, whole genome shotgun sequence, one DNA window encodes the following:
- the ASTE1 gene encoding protein asteroid homolog 1, whose protein sequence is MGIRGLMSFVEDHSNEFFTDLKLRDTKIIIDGYALFHRLCFNSNLELRYGGDYDSFADVVQKFFESLFACNIRPYVVLDGGCDISDKKLTTLKDRAREKIQTAHSLSLGGGGYVCPLLIREVFIQVLIKLQVCFVQCFSEADRDIMTLANHWNCPVLSSDSDFCIFDLKTGFCPLNSFQWRNMNTIKDTQYYIPAKCFSLDAFCRHFSNMNKALLPLFAVLCGNDHINLPIMETFLSKARLPLGATNSKGRRHHRVLGLLNWLSHFDNPTEALDNVLKYLPRKDRENVKELLCCSMEEYQQSQVKLQDFFQYGSYVCPDALNLGLPEWVLVALAKGQLSPFISDALVLRRTFLHTQVENMQRPNAHRISQPIRQIIYGLLLNASPHLGNVSWNALLPQPLAFSEVERINKNIKTSIVGAVELAKDHSDLSKLTELSLGRRQILLLETLKVKPTILEPIPTSLKLPIAVSCYWLQHTEAKAKLHHLQALLLGMLMGPLHAIINSPGNVDPAPRQAQCLAAR, encoded by the exons ATGGGTATCCGAGGACTAATGAGTTTTGTGGAAGATCATAGTAATGAATTCTTCACTGATTTGAAGTTGCGGGACACAAAAATTATCATTGATGGCTATGCTCTTTTCCACCGACTTTGTTTCAATTCAAACTTGGAGCTCCGGTATGGAGGGGACTATGATTCTTTTGCAGATGTTGTACAAAAATTCTTTGAATCACTGTTTGCATGTAATATACGTCCATATGTTGTATTAGATGGAGGATGTGATATTTCCGATAAAAAGCTTACAACTTTAAAGGATCGTGCTAGAGAGAAGATCCAGACAGCCCATTCCCTTTCACTTGGTGGGGGTGGGTATGTGTGCCCCTTACTCATCCGGGAAGTGTTCATACAGGTTTTGATCAAGCTGCAGGTATGTTTTGTCCAGTGCTTTTCAGAAGCAGATCGGGACATTATGACACTTGCTAATCATTGGAATTGTCCTGTTTTATCGTCGGACAGTGACTTTTGTATTTTTGACCTGAAAACTGGGTTTTGCCCATTAAATAGCTTTCAGTGGAGAAATATGAACACTATCAAGGACACACAATACTATATTCCTGCTAAATGCTTTTCCCTTGACGCATTCTGCCGTCACTTCAGCAATATGAATAAAGCTCTTTTACCTCTCTTCGCGGTGCTATGTGGAAATGACCATATTAATCTGCCTATCATGGAGACATTCTTAAGTAAAGCACGTCTTCCTCTTGGAGCTACCAATTCTAAGGGGAGGAGACACCACCGAGTTCTGGGACTTCTGAATTGGTTGTCTCATTTTGACAACCCTACTGAAGCACTAGATAATGTTCTGAAATATCTCCCAAGAAAAGATCGAGAAAATGTTAAGGAACTTCTCTGCTGTTCCATGGAAGAATACCAGCAGTCCCAGGTGAAGCTGCAGGACTTCTTCCAGTATGGTTCTTATGTCTGTCCAGATGCCTTGAATCTGGGTTTACCAGAATGGGTACTAGTGGCTTTAGCTAAAGGCCAGCTATCTCCTTTCATCAGTGATGCTTTGGTCCTAAGACGGACCTTTCTTCATACACAGGTGGAAAACATGCAGAGACCAAATGCCCACAGAATATCTCAGCCCATCCGACAAATCATCTATGGGCTTCTTTTGAATGCTTCACCACATCTGGGAAACGTGTCCTGGAATGCattgctgcctcagcctctagcTTTCAGTGAAGTGGAAAGGattaataaaaacatcaaaacatCAATTGTTGGTGCAGTAGAACTGGCCAAGGATCATTCTGACTTAAGCAAATTGACTGAG CTCTCCTTGGGTAGGCGGCAGATACTTCTGTTAGAAACCCTGAAAGTGAAACCAACCATCCTGGAGCCAATTCCTACTTCACTGAAATTGCCCATTGCTGTCAGCTGCTACTGGTTGCAGCACACAGAGGCCAAGGCAAAGCTACATCACCTACAAGCCTTACTGCTGGGGATGCTGATGGGGCCCTTGCATGCCATTATCAATAGCCCTG gaaatGTGGACCCCGCACCCAGGCAGGCTCAGTGCCTTGCTGCTCGCTAA